The genomic window CATCGAAATTTGGTTGGTCTGACATAAATTAATTATCAAATACTATCGGAAAGTAATGCTTTAATCCTTTAAATTGCACTAAATCGGCACGTAGCGAACCAACTGCTAAATCTGCCTTTATTTTTAGTGGAATTTTATTTTTATCTGCGCTTACCCACAAAGTTAAACTTTCTTCTTCTTTAAAAACACGTCCTGCCATAACATATGGTCTAAATTTTAAAGACTTTACTTTTACTTTAGAGTCGTTAACATCTACTTTTATGGTTTCTTTACCTAAATATTTAAGTTTAAAACCATAGTTCTCTTCATCAAAAAACATATTGGTTTTTATTTCATCACCAATTTTCAATTCGTCTATATTTATGCTATTTCTTAAATAGTAATACATAGAAACCATATCCTGTACATCTTCTTCTGTGGCTATGGTTTTAACTTTTTTGTGCTTTTTGTTATTAACAACAGCTTTTTGCTCCTCATGATTAAACTCTATCTCAATATCTTTAGTATGCCCACCTTCATCAATCTTTCTTATAAACTTATATGGCGCACCAGTTTCTTTATCAAAATAGCTCTCGTAGCGGTCTCTAACTTTAAAAAACAAATTTACAGCTCCTGTTGTTTTACCTTTTCCAACAACATGATAAACGGTTTTACCATTAAGCTTCTTTTCATCAACTTTTAAAGTAGCTTCACCAGCTTTGAACCAACCACTATAGCTCATTTTAAACTTGAACCATTCACCAGACTGAAATGCAGGATCTTGTTCTGGGCTTGGAGCTTTAAGACTAACTAAAAAAACTAATATTGTAAGTATGTATTTCATAATTTCCGATTTGTAAATTTAAATAATGTAACTCAATTAACATGTTACATTTATCTTAATTACAATTACTATTCCAAATCTATTAAAACCCTGAAATACAAGCAAAAACCTTAGGTTAATTTATTGTTTATTCGATTTAGTGCTCACATTATCAATGTTTACCAACATTAGAGCAGAGCAAATCGATGTACAAACATATTGAAGTGATGATTTTTTATTAGCGCGTTTAGAAATAGGAATCTAAACGCGCTTTTTTTTACAATGTCCCTCTTTTTGCTTGTTCTCTTTCTATAGACTCAAACAAAGCTTTAAAGTTACCTGCACCAAAACCTCTTGCTCCCATTCGTTGGATGATTTCGAAGAATAGCGTTGGTCTATCTTCAACTGGCTTAGTAAAAATTTGAAGCAAATAACCTTCCTCATCAGCATCTATCATGATACCAAGTGATTTTAAGGTTTCAATATCCTCTCGTAATTCGTGACTAAACTCTTCTAATCGTCCTGGTACAGCTCTGTAATATTCTTCTGGCGGAATAGATAAAAACTCTACTCCTCGCTTACGCATTTCTGATACTGTTTTTATAATATCATCTGTTGCCACAGCTATATGCTGTACTCCTGGTCCTTCATAAAAATCTAAATATTCTTCAATTTGCGAACGCTTTTTACCTTCAGCCGGCTCGTTAATTGGGAATTTTATTCTTCCGTTGCCATTACTCATCACTTTACTCATTAATGCTGAGTATTCAGTATGAATTTGCTTATCATCAAACGATAAGAAATTGACGAAGCCCATAACATCTTCATACCATTTTACCCAAGTATTCATTTCTCCCCAACCAACATTACCTACCATATGGTCAACATATTTAAGACCTACTGGCTCTGGGTTATAATCTGATTCCCATTTTTCGAACTTAGGCATAAAAACTCCGTTGTAGTTTTTGCGCTCTACAAACATGTGCACTGTTTCACCATAAGTGTAAATTCCGGCTCTTACAACCTCTCCAAACTCATCGGTTTCCACCGTAGGTTCCATGTAAGACTTCGCACCTCGCTTAGTGGTTTCTTCGTAAGACTTACGTGCGTCTTCTACCCAAAGTGCTACAACTTTAACTCCATCTCCATGCTTCACGATATGATCGTTAATAGGATGCTTTGAATTCAAGGGAGTTGTTAATACTAATCTTATTTTATCTTGTTTTAAGACATAAGATACAGTGTCTTTACTTCCAGTTTCTAATCCTTTATAAGCAAAAGATTGAAAACCAAATGCTGTTTTATAAAAATGTGCTGCTTGTTTGGCATTACCTACATAAAATTCCACATAATCTGTTCCTAAAAGCGGAAGAAAATCTTGAGCTCCTTCAAAAATTTTTTCTAGACCGTATTCAACGGATTTTATTTCTTTTGACATCTTTTCTTTATTTATTATTCCTGTGACAACAGGAATCTATTTTGTTATTTTTTTTCTATAATGTTGTTCCTGCCTTACCAGGAATAACATTTTACTCCAGCCAAGATTTATAATAATCTTCGTCTGCTATTTTTAATGCGTCTTCTGTAACTTTTAATGGTTTAAAAGTATCTACCATTACCGCTAATTCATCTGTTTTTACTTTACCGATACTTCGTTCCATAGCACCTGGATGTGGACCATGAGGTATACCAGCAGGATGCAATGAAATATGGCCTGCTGCAATGTCGTTTCTACTCATAAAATCGCCATCAACGTAATACAGTACTTCATCACTATCTATATTACTATGGTTATATGGAGCTGGCACAGCCAATGGATGATAATCGTACAAACGTGGCACAAAGCTACACACCACAAAAGCATCAGTTTCAAACGTTTGGTGCACTGGTGGTGGTTGATGTACTCGACCTGTTATAGGCTCAAAATCGTGAATTGAAAATGCATACGGATAATTGTACCCATCGTAACCAACCACATCAAATGGATGCGACGCATATACCATTTCTATAATTTCGTCTTGCTTTTTTATTTTTATTAAAAAGTCACCAGACTCATTGTAAGTTTCTAATTCTTGTGGCTGGCGCAAATCGCGCTCACAAAATGGTGAGTGTTCTAATAACTGACCAAACCAATTTCGGTAACGTTTTGGAGTGTAAATTGGTCTGTAAGATTCTACAATGAATAAACGATTATCTTCGGTATCAAAATCCATTTTATAAATGATGCCTCTTGGTACTAATAAGTAATCTCCGTATTTAAAGTCTAGATTACCCAACATAGTACGCAACTTACCTGTGCCTTTGTGAACAAAGATAAGCTCGTCTGCATCTGTGTTTTTATAAAAATAATCTCTTGTAGATTCTTTTGGCGCAGCTAGTATAATGTTACAATCGCTATTAGTTAAAACTACTTTTCTACTATCTAAATAATCGTTTTCTGGTTTTACTTTAAACCCATGAAAACGATACGATTGCATGTTATTTGCTTTAGCAACTTTTGGAGCTACACTATATTGGTTTCTTATTTCTTTTACTTGAGTTGGTCTTTGCTCATGGTAACTATTGGTTGACATACCATCAAAACCTATAGTACCGAATAACTGTTCGTAGTAAAAATCGCCATTTGGTTTTTTAAACTGTGTATGGCGCTTTGGTGGAATTTTTCCTAATTTATGGTAAAAAGGCATTTTGTTTTTATTTAATTGTTGATTTGTTTATTCGTTTAATTAACGTAAACGAACAACGTCTTAAAGGTACAAAAATTAAGAGATTTCTAGTTTAACAGAAAAAACAAAAAGTGCGTATTTATTCTGGATTCCTTTTGATAAGGAAGTGTAAATGAAGTTTTAAGTTTTCCCAGAATGGTTTCATGTATTTTATTTTATTGTCCTATAGAGGACAAATGCTGTTTGCTTATATATATTTCATGAAAAATGAAATAATAAAAAAAGCTCGGATCATAATGTTACAAAGTTTATAAAATTTAATTTAAAACCAAAACCCTAGATTAAAAAACCAGTAATCTTCACCTGTGTCTGGCGAATAGGTATATTTAGCTTCTAATGGCCCTATAAAAGTCTCTAAAGAATACCCTAAGGCATAACCTGTATAATCTGGAGACGTAAGCCAGTTGCCAGTTTCAAACAATCCGTTTTCTACATTGGCGTAATTTGCAGCAAGTGTAATATGATGATTTTTTAACCATTCGTAATCTAAAGTAAAACAGGCTTTTACAAAACTATCTCCAGTAATATCTACAAAATCATAGCCATAAAAATTATAAAAATTATTTATAAAATTATTGGCATAGCCACCTAACGCAAAATCTAATGTTGTTGTTGAAGCTTCTCCAATTCTAAAACCACCACTTGTTTCGGTCTTAAGCGCCACTTTTTTACTAAAACTAAAAGCATAACCAAGATCTGCTTTAGCTATAGAAAAGGGCTCAAAACCTGAAATAAAATCTGATGCATTTAGATACCAGTGAAAATCACCGCTAAAATACGCACCACTTTTAGGGAAAATTGGATGACTGTAACTGTCATATTTTAACTTTCCGAACACACTGAAATAATCTGTGTTTTCAAAAATAAAATCATCTTCTTGGTTTTCTGACAATAGTGTTTCCGAAGTTATTTTTAATCGTTTATGCTCTGCACCTATGCGCAACGAGAAGTCTTTTCTAAAAAGCGTTTGTATGTATATTTGATTTGTAAAATCCTGAAGTGAAACATCTATTTTATTTAAATTATCTAAAAGCGGTGAACTTTCCTCTAAAGCCAATTGAGGATTTATCTTTTTATCAAATTGATTAAAACGAGACTTTATACCTAGGCTTACATAGAAACCTTTGTCTATAAAATAATCAAAATTGAATCTAGAATTATCACCTAGAATAATATCTAGAGATGCTATATCATTGTCTAACAACAATCTTTTCTTTGTAAGATTTGCTAAAATAGCACTCTTATATAAGTCATCGTAATGTATCCCGAGTTTTAAAAATGTGGTAGCTTCTGACTCTTTAATTCTCCCTTTTAACCTATATTTATTAACACTGTCGGCTGGCTCCAATTGATATCTAAAGGTTTCAAAATTATTAGTTGCGATAATATTATTTATTCGCTCTTTAAAATCTTCATAGCTTACGGTTTCATTTCCTCTTAGTTTTAATTTCCCTAGAAGATATGCTCTTGTATAACGCTCATTACCGTCAATATCTATTGACTCAATTTTTATACTATCTATGATTTTTAAATAAGGACGATTAACTGTATCGCTTTGAGAAATTCTTATTTTGTTTAGTGCGTCAATATTATCCTGTGCGGCTGCTTCTCCATTAGCAATAATATCCTCTCCTTCATCAAAGGAAAGCACTGAAAAGTTAGCAATATCTGGTTTAATATATATATCTGCCATTGAAGCTTTATCCTTCATGGCATTAATAGTTCTAAAGTTATTAATCTGCAATAATATTTCTGGCGCAGTCTTTAAAGCCTCTCTATCTCTTAAATCATCCTGAACATCTACACCAATAATAATGTCCATTCCTTTAGCCTTTAATTCTTCAATAGGAAAATTGTTGGTCACTCCTCCATCTATTAAAATTTTATCGCCTATAGTTACTGGTTGAAAAATAGAAGGTAGTGCACCACTAGCCGTTACAGCTTCAGCCAACCTACCTTTATCCAAAATTAAAGACTCACCAGTTTCAATATTGGTTGCCATACAGAAAAACGGAATTGGCAACTTTTCAAAATCCCTAACCTCATTTACTGGAAGCATGAGTTGATACAACAAATTGTATACATTTTGACCTCTTGACAAACCTGAAGGTAGTTTAATTTTAAAATTATCGAACGGTAAGTTTATAGCATACTTTTCTTCGCTTTCTCGCTCATAAAAAGACTTAGCCTCCCTCGGAAACTCATCATTGATAAGCTCATCAAAATCTACTGTATTGAATAAATCCTCTAACTGCTGCCCTGAATAACCCGAAGCATACAACGACCCAATTATGGCTCCCATACTTGTACCAGCAACATAGTCTATCTTAATTCCTAAACTATCTATTACCTTTAAAACACCTATGTGCGCAAATCCTTTTGCTCCACCTCCACTTAGAACCAAACCTATTTTTGGCGCTTCGGTTTCTTGGGCATTTACGCTGTTGTTCCAAAAGAATATTTGAAATAGCAGAAATGTAAAGATGCTAGCTTTAAAAAAATATGTTAGGGAATTTTTCAACTTATTCTTTATGATAATAATTATAAACTTTACTTGCGCGAGACACTCCAACCACAGCTTCTAACTCATCTAGCTTTGCATTGGCAATTCGTTTTACGGTTTTGAACTGTTTCATCAGGTCTATAATGGTTTGTTCACCAACACCAGGAATGTTTTCTAATTCGGTTTTTAAAGCGCCTTTGCTTCGTCTATTTCTATGATGTTCTATACCAAAACGATGCGCTTCGTTTCTTAATTGCTGAATGATTTTTAGTGTTTCGCTTTTTTTATCTAAATATAAGGGAATTGGATCATCTGGATAAAATAATTCTTCTAAACGTTTCGCAATTCCGATAATAGCTATTTTTCCTCTTAAACCTAAGATATCAAGACTCTTTAAAGCAGATGATAGTTGCCCTTTACCTCCATCTATAATAATAAGTTGTGGTAGCGGTTCATCTTCATCTAGCAAACGTTTGTATCTCCTGTAAACCACTTCTTCCATAGATGCAAAATCATCTGGACCTTCAACCGTTTTTATATTAAAATGCCTATAATCTTTTTTACTTGGCTTTCCATTTTTAAAAACCACACAAGCTGCTACTGGATTTGTACCTTGTATGTTAGAATTATCAAAACATTCGATATGTCTTGGCTCTTCAGACAAACGCAAATCAGCTTTCATTTGCGCCATTATTCTGTTGGCATGCCTATCTGGATCTACAATTTTTATTTGCTTCAGCTTATCAATTCTATAATACTTGGCATTACGCTCAGACAGATCTAAAATGCTTTTTTTATCACCAAGTTTTGGCACTGAAACTTTAATATCTTCACCTAAATCTACCTTAAATGGCACAAAAATTTCTTTAGAATTTGAATTGAAACGCTGCCGTATTTCTGTAATGGCAATTTCTAGAAGTTCTTTATCTGTTTCCTGTAGTTTTTTCTTTAGTTCTAAGGTGTGCGACCTTATAATGGAACCATAACTTAATTGCAAAAAATTGATGTAAGCATATGTTTCGTCACTAACTATTGAGAACACATCCACATTGCTAATTTTTGGATTTACAATTGTAGACTTGGCTTGATAATTTTCTAATATTTCGAGTTTTTCTTTAATTTTTTGAGCGTCTTCAAACTGCATAGCTTCAGCATACATTTTCATCTGCGCTCTAAACTGCTGTAATGAGTCCTTAAAATTCCCTTTCAATATCTCGCGTATAGCAACAATATTAGCATGATATTCTTCTTCTGTTTCATAGCCTTCACAAGCACCTTTACAATTTCCAAGATGATATTCTAAACAGACCTTATATTTTCCATCTTCAATTTTGGCTTCAGACAAATCGTAATTACAAGTCCGTAATTGATACAAACCTTTAATTAAACCTAGTAAGGTTTTTACGGTTTTCATACTGGTATAGGGTCCAAAATATTCTGAGCCATCCTTAATAACACGCCGAGTTGGAAACACTCTGGGAAACCGTTCTTTTTTTACACAAATCCAAGGATATGATTTATCATCCTTAAGCATTACATTGTACTTGGGTTTGTATTTTTTTATGAGGTTATTTTCTAGCAGCAAAGCATCATTCTCAGTTTCTACAACAATGTGCTTTATAGAAGCTATATTTTTCACCAAAACACGTGTCTTTCCATAATCGTGATTTTTGGTAAAATAACTACTTACTCTTTTCTTAATATCCTTCGCCTTTCCTACATAAATTAGCTTATTGTCTGCATCAAAATATTGATAGACTCCAGGTTGGTGTGGTAGTGTTTTTATCTGTATGTCTAAGGTAGTTTTTGGCATTATTTCAAAGGTAACAATTCATTAAAGTAATTATGTATTTTGAATTAACTTTATGACTATCTTGCGCCACTTTTTTAAAATATAAAATACACTATGAAGAAAGTTTTGGGACGTGTTGATAAAATAGACTTCCCTCA from Winogradskyella sp. MH6 includes these protein-coding regions:
- a CDS encoding patatin-like phospholipase family protein — protein: MKNSLTYFFKASIFTFLLFQIFFWNNSVNAQETEAPKIGLVLSGGGAKGFAHIGVLKVIDSLGIKIDYVAGTSMGAIIGSLYASGYSGQQLEDLFNTVDFDELINDEFPREAKSFYERESEEKYAINLPFDNFKIKLPSGLSRGQNVYNLLYQLMLPVNEVRDFEKLPIPFFCMATNIETGESLILDKGRLAEAVTASGALPSIFQPVTIGDKILIDGGVTNNFPIEELKAKGMDIIIGVDVQDDLRDREALKTAPEILLQINNFRTINAMKDKASMADIYIKPDIANFSVLSFDEGEDIIANGEAAAQDNIDALNKIRISQSDTVNRPYLKIIDSIKIESIDIDGNERYTRAYLLGKLKLRGNETVSYEDFKERINNIIATNNFETFRYQLEPADSVNKYRLKGRIKESEATTFLKLGIHYDDLYKSAILANLTKKRLLLDNDIASLDIILGDNSRFNFDYFIDKGFYVSLGIKSRFNQFDKKINPQLALEESSPLLDNLNKIDVSLQDFTNQIYIQTLFRKDFSLRIGAEHKRLKITSETLLSENQEDDFIFENTDYFSVFGKLKYDSYSHPIFPKSGAYFSGDFHWYLNASDFISGFEPFSIAKADLGYAFSFSKKVALKTETSGGFRIGEASTTTLDFALGGYANNFINNFYNFYGYDFVDITGDSFVKACFTLDYEWLKNHHITLAANYANVENGLFETGNWLTSPDYTGYALGYSLETFIGPLEAKYTYSPDTGEDYWFFNLGFWF
- a CDS encoding DUF3108 domain-containing protein, with protein sequence MKYILTILVFLVSLKAPSPEQDPAFQSGEWFKFKMSYSGWFKAGEATLKVDEKKLNGKTVYHVVGKGKTTGAVNLFFKVRDRYESYFDKETGAPYKFIRKIDEGGHTKDIEIEFNHEEQKAVVNNKKHKKVKTIATEEDVQDMVSMYYYLRNSINIDELKIGDEIKTNMFFDEENYGFKLKYLGKETIKVDVNDSKVKVKSLKFRPYVMAGRVFKEEESLTLWVSADKNKIPLKIKADLAVGSLRADLVQFKGLKHYFPIVFDN
- the hppD gene encoding 4-hydroxyphenylpyruvate dioxygenase codes for the protein MSKEIKSVEYGLEKIFEGAQDFLPLLGTDYVEFYVGNAKQAAHFYKTAFGFQSFAYKGLETGSKDTVSYVLKQDKIRLVLTTPLNSKHPINDHIVKHGDGVKVVALWVEDARKSYEETTKRGAKSYMEPTVETDEFGEVVRAGIYTYGETVHMFVERKNYNGVFMPKFEKWESDYNPEPVGLKYVDHMVGNVGWGEMNTWVKWYEDVMGFVNFLSFDDKQIHTEYSALMSKVMSNGNGRIKFPINEPAEGKKRSQIEEYLDFYEGPGVQHIAVATDDIIKTVSEMRKRGVEFLSIPPEEYYRAVPGRLEEFSHELREDIETLKSLGIMIDADEEGYLLQIFTKPVEDRPTLFFEIIQRMGARGFGAGNFKALFESIEREQAKRGTL
- the uvrC gene encoding excinuclease ABC subunit UvrC, with the protein product MPKTTLDIQIKTLPHQPGVYQYFDADNKLIYVGKAKDIKKRVSSYFTKNHDYGKTRVLVKNIASIKHIVVETENDALLLENNLIKKYKPKYNVMLKDDKSYPWICVKKERFPRVFPTRRVIKDGSEYFGPYTSMKTVKTLLGLIKGLYQLRTCNYDLSEAKIEDGKYKVCLEYHLGNCKGACEGYETEEEYHANIVAIREILKGNFKDSLQQFRAQMKMYAEAMQFEDAQKIKEKLEILENYQAKSTIVNPKISNVDVFSIVSDETYAYINFLQLSYGSIIRSHTLELKKKLQETDKELLEIAITEIRQRFNSNSKEIFVPFKVDLGEDIKVSVPKLGDKKSILDLSERNAKYYRIDKLKQIKIVDPDRHANRIMAQMKADLRLSEEPRHIECFDNSNIQGTNPVAACVVFKNGKPSKKDYRHFNIKTVEGPDDFASMEEVVYRRYKRLLDEDEPLPQLIIIDGGKGQLSSALKSLDILGLRGKIAIIGIAKRLEELFYPDDPIPLYLDKKSETLKIIQQLRNEAHRFGIEHHRNRRSKGALKTELENIPGVGEQTIIDLMKQFKTVKRIANAKLDELEAVVGVSRASKVYNYYHKE
- a CDS encoding homogentisate 1,2-dioxygenase — translated: MPFYHKLGKIPPKRHTQFKKPNGDFYYEQLFGTIGFDGMSTNSYHEQRPTQVKEIRNQYSVAPKVAKANNMQSYRFHGFKVKPENDYLDSRKVVLTNSDCNIILAAPKESTRDYFYKNTDADELIFVHKGTGKLRTMLGNLDFKYGDYLLVPRGIIYKMDFDTEDNRLFIVESYRPIYTPKRYRNWFGQLLEHSPFCERDLRQPQELETYNESGDFLIKIKKQDEIIEMVYASHPFDVVGYDGYNYPYAFSIHDFEPITGRVHQPPPVHQTFETDAFVVCSFVPRLYDYHPLAVPAPYNHSNIDSDEVLYYVDGDFMSRNDIAAGHISLHPAGIPHGPHPGAMERSIGKVKTDELAVMVDTFKPLKVTEDALKIADEDYYKSWLE